The proteins below come from a single Fastidiosipila sanguinis genomic window:
- a CDS encoding ABC transporter ATP-binding protein has protein sequence MELKLIDINKSFSGKHILKDVSFVARSGKPLGFLGRNGAGKTTTIRILMQVFNPDSGQVLLDGEEFDRSKYKIGYMPEERGLYPNVSVGEQLYYLGKLKGMETSELNQAIEYWLGRFELLDYKGKNLETLSKGNQQKIQIIQSVINDPDILILDEPFSGLDPVNAQSLSQVIIDFVEKDRIVIFSSHQMSSVEEFCDDIVLINNGEIILNGSLNKVKAELGHGRKRLIIKDMSQEELKEKLLAQGDFHIEADRTSLIVDFNMPNAEVLSVLAAIGGEIELFSDYKPSLNDIFIAKVGEAHA, from the coding sequence ATGGAATTAAAGTTGATAGATATTAATAAGAGTTTCTCCGGCAAGCACATTCTAAAAGATGTTTCTTTTGTTGCTAGATCTGGTAAACCTCTCGGCTTCCTTGGTCGTAACGGTGCTGGTAAAACTACAACTATTCGTATACTTATGCAAGTTTTTAACCCAGACTCCGGGCAAGTACTTCTAGATGGCGAAGAGTTCGATAGATCTAAATATAAGATTGGTTATATGCCTGAAGAAAGAGGTTTGTACCCAAATGTATCAGTCGGTGAGCAATTATACTATCTGGGTAAGCTCAAAGGCATGGAAACGTCTGAACTAAATCAAGCTATAGAATATTGGCTTGGAAGATTCGAGCTTCTAGATTATAAGGGTAAAAATTTGGAAACTTTGTCCAAGGGTAATCAGCAAAAAATCCAGATCATTCAATCAGTCATTAATGATCCCGATATATTGATCTTGGATGAGCCTTTCTCTGGTCTTGATCCGGTAAATGCTCAGAGTTTATCTCAAGTTATTATTGATTTTGTTGAGAAAGATAGAATAGTCATATTCTCAAGCCACCAAATGTCTAGTGTTGAAGAATTCTGTGATGATATAGTTCTGATAAATAACGGAGAGATTATTCTCAATGGCTCTTTAAACAAGGTTAAAGCTGAGCTCGGACATGGTCGTAAACGCTTAATCATTAAGGATATGTCTCAAGAAGAACTAAAAGAAAAATTATTAGCACAGGGTGATTTCCATATTGAAGCAGACAGAACTTCATTAATCGTAGACTTTAATATGCCTAACGCTGAGGTACTATCTGTACTTGCAGCAATCGGTGGAGAAATTGAGTTATTCTCAGACTATAAACCAAGTCTGAATGACATATTTATTGCGAAAGTAGGTGAAGCACATGCGTAA
- a CDS encoding ABC transporter permease — MRNIRNVFNFEFKNQIKKKSFWVSNIILILIILLLTSIPTISNFFSSNSAPEPGAGTEQNIADEGSELNVAQYGKYIVDGSVDSNILKSKFPFSVMQESKDFDQLKSEVLADEIPAAVVIKDRELEVVLKSETFQNNTEVYREGFIDALNNINLVEAGLDPEIVEAAMVDDVPITVTSLQKSANQNFFFSYLGVFVIYMMIMFYGSNVSSMVANEKSNRTMEILVTNTSATSLVWGKVSAGFVAALLQVLMLLGALLLGTTLNKNNYSEFVVMLLRNNLSVDVVLVFLAFALLGFLLYLFIFAACGAIVSKIEDLQKAIMPVTMLVVIGFVISMSSLQGSADNKILTIGSYVPFTSPYLMFVRYVSFGVSLVELLISLAILVLTIVLVAWICTKIYRNATLKYGNKPSLFSEFKKLFSKD, encoded by the coding sequence ATGCGTAATATCCGTAATGTTTTTAATTTTGAATTCAAAAATCAAATAAAGAAAAAAAGCTTCTGGGTAAGTAATATTATTTTGATATTAATTATCCTTCTGCTAACTAGCATACCTACTATCTCAAACTTCTTCTCATCTAATAGTGCTCCAGAACCAGGTGCCGGGACCGAGCAAAATATTGCAGATGAAGGAAGCGAACTTAATGTAGCTCAATACGGTAAATATATAGTAGACGGCTCGGTAGATAGTAATATACTCAAAAGCAAGTTCCCATTCTCTGTTATGCAAGAATCAAAAGACTTCGATCAACTTAAATCCGAAGTTTTGGCTGATGAAATTCCTGCCGCAGTAGTAATTAAAGACCGTGAACTTGAAGTAGTTCTTAAGAGCGAAACTTTCCAGAATAATACTGAAGTTTACAGAGAAGGATTCATAGACGCATTAAACAATATCAATCTCGTGGAAGCTGGACTTGATCCAGAGATAGTCGAAGCAGCTATGGTTGACGACGTGCCAATTACAGTCACTTCTTTACAAAAATCAGCAAACCAAAACTTCTTCTTCTCATACTTGGGTGTTTTCGTAATTTACATGATGATAATGTTCTATGGATCCAACGTTTCCTCTATGGTCGCTAACGAGAAATCAAATAGAACTATGGAAATTCTAGTAACCAATACTAGTGCTACTAGTCTAGTTTGGGGTAAAGTTAGTGCAGGTTTCGTGGCTGCTCTATTACAAGTTCTAATGTTATTAGGAGCACTCTTGTTGGGAACAACTCTTAACAAAAATAATTATTCAGAATTTGTAGTGATGTTGTTAAGAAACAATCTAAGCGTCGACGTAGTTCTAGTATTCTTGGCCTTTGCTTTGCTCGGATTCTTGTTGTATCTATTTATTTTCGCAGCTTGTGGAGCTATTGTCAGCAAGATAGAAGACTTGCAAAAAGCTATCATGCCAGTAACTATGCTAGTTGTAATTGGTTTCGTTATATCAATGTCTAGTTTACAAGGAAGTGCTGATAACAAAATATTAACCATTGGTTCTTACGTACCATTCACATCACCATATTTGATGTTTGTTCGTTACGTCTCATTTGGTGTTTCACTAGTTGAATTACTAATCTCACTGGCAATACTTGTATTGACTATAGTACTTGTTGCATGGATATGTACTAAGATCTACCGTAATGCAACTCTTAAGTATGGTAACAAGCCAAGCCTATTCTCTGAATTCAAGAAGTTGTTCAGCAAGGATTAA
- a CDS encoding SIS domain-containing protein: protein MKTYLENIKTEINNFIDDIDVDAINAAVQLINEAKKNNNRLHMSGIGKPSYVAAYGASLISSTGTPAYVLDGTEAVHGSSGQLVEGDVVICISNSGETQELLATAHAILNNGCKIIAITSNPESSLAKLAEIHIQAKVEQEGGPLNRAPRSSIIAELIVVQQLSVELQESCDLSVKEYLQRHPGGSLGKLRENEKI from the coding sequence ATGAAAACTTACTTAGAAAATATAAAAACAGAAATTAATAATTTCATAGATGACATTGATGTTGATGCAATAAATGCAGCAGTTCAGCTTATCAATGAGGCAAAGAAAAATAACAATAGATTACATATGAGCGGAATTGGTAAACCTTCATATGTTGCGGCATATGGAGCATCCCTGATATCCTCAACCGGTACTCCAGCATATGTTTTGGACGGTACTGAAGCAGTACATGGTTCTTCAGGACAGTTAGTAGAGGGCGATGTTGTAATCTGTATCTCAAATAGTGGAGAGACCCAAGAATTATTAGCAACAGCTCATGCTATTTTAAATAATGGCTGCAAGATAATTGCTATTACATCTAATCCGGAATCTTCATTAGCTAAGTTGGCAGAGATACATATTCAGGCAAAAGTTGAACAAGAAGGTGGCCCATTGAATAGGGCACCTAGATCTTCAATTATTGCTGAACTTATTGTTGTACAACAATTATCTGTGGAATTACAAGAATCCTGCGATCTATCTGTCAAAGAATATTTGCAGAGACATCCAGGAGGATCATTAGGTAAATTAAGAGAGAACGAAAAGATTTAG
- a CDS encoding carbohydrate ABC transporter permease, with the protein MVKNTNPIYKTMVWIIILVACFLAIFPLIWMILASFKTKTEVFRVPLQILPDEWNFSNYEKIFVKDNNFVRSMISTFFVSTIAVTLSLFINTMAAYVFARTEFHGKNALWWYVLLTMFIPGMTISLTSFLVVYNLNMLNTFSVLILPGLASGYSVFFFRQFYLSIPRSFEDAARIDGANRFMIYFNVFLPLSKAALVVFGMGTFLGYWNSFLWPSLTVTDPNKQQIMQIIRSMSSMYSSEYGTIMAATTIATIPGFILFLIFKRYIIQGVVLSGIK; encoded by the coding sequence ATGGTTAAAAATACAAATCCAATTTACAAAACAATGGTTTGGATAATAATTCTAGTAGCATGTTTCTTAGCAATATTTCCTTTAATATGGATGATCTTAGCTTCTTTTAAAACCAAAACAGAAGTTTTCCGTGTACCTTTACAAATATTACCTGATGAGTGGAACTTTTCTAACTATGAGAAGATATTCGTCAAAGATAATAACTTTGTAAGATCAATGATATCAACGTTCTTTGTATCAACAATAGCGGTTACCTTGTCTTTGTTTATCAATACTATGGCAGCATATGTATTTGCTAGAACAGAATTCCATGGTAAGAATGCCTTGTGGTGGTATGTACTGCTAACAATGTTTATACCGGGAATGACAATTAGCTTGACCTCATTCTTAGTTGTTTACAATCTGAACATGTTAAACACTTTCTCAGTTTTGATCTTGCCAGGATTAGCATCTGGTTATAGTGTATTCTTCTTTAGACAATTCTATTTGAGCATACCGAGATCGTTTGAGGATGCGGCAAGAATCGATGGGGCTAACCGATTTATGATTTACTTCAATGTATTTCTACCTTTATCAAAGGCAGCCTTGGTCGTATTTGGTATGGGAACTTTCCTAGGCTATTGGAACTCATTCTTATGGCCATCCTTGACAGTTACCGATCCAAACAAACAGCAAATTATGCAAATCATTAGATCTATGAGTTCTATGTACTCTTCAGAATATGGAACAATAATGGCAGCTACAACAATAGCTACTATCCCTGGATTTATACTGTTCTTAATCTTTAAACGTTATATAATTCAAGGTGTAGTTTTATCAGGAATCAAATAG
- a CDS encoding carbohydrate ABC transporter permease, whose protein sequence is MKKQEAEKNKTIGGTKRFRNRLSPVDKKEMPVSYLMLLPVLLILTIFVWVPFVYALERSFWDWNFYKDSEFVGLRNFELILRDKSFRKSVVNGFKFVIIQVPIGIAVQFLFANMIKKTNARVQNTVKGIIYIPAILSGIMASVIATFILNYRGGILNQVLMALGFDRFAFGTDKTGWAATWVIVIMNTWLGFGGGVILMYAALNSIDTSFYEASAIDGASKFQQMLYITLPQMKNIFILVGISGTTGTLQMFDIPFMLTGGGPLEETLTPMLFIYNNMRDSTKGMGYTIAGALIMMVIITSFNVLLFALVGSEKNQE, encoded by the coding sequence ATGAAAAAGCAAGAAGCTGAAAAAAATAAAACGATTGGCGGAACCAAAAGGTTCCGCAACCGTTTATCACCCGTTGACAAGAAGGAAATGCCAGTTTCTTATCTAATGTTGTTACCGGTACTATTGATACTTACAATTTTTGTTTGGGTACCATTTGTATATGCATTGGAGAGAAGTTTCTGGGACTGGAACTTTTATAAAGATTCAGAATTTGTCGGACTTAGAAATTTCGAGCTGATCTTAAGAGACAAAAGCTTTAGGAAATCAGTTGTAAATGGTTTTAAGTTTGTTATTATTCAAGTCCCAATTGGTATAGCTGTACAATTCTTATTTGCCAATATGATAAAGAAAACCAACGCAAGAGTTCAGAATACGGTTAAAGGAATAATCTATATACCAGCAATTCTCTCAGGAATTATGGCATCTGTTATTGCTACATTTATTTTGAACTATAGAGGTGGTATCTTAAACCAAGTATTAATGGCATTAGGATTTGATAGATTTGCCTTTGGTACTGACAAAACAGGTTGGGCAGCAACTTGGGTAATCGTCATAATGAATACCTGGTTAGGCTTCGGTGGAGGAGTAATCCTAATGTATGCTGCGCTAAATAGTATCGATACGTCGTTCTATGAAGCTTCAGCAATTGATGGAGCAAGTAAGTTCCAACAAATGCTCTATATTACTTTGCCACAGATGAAAAATATTTTTATTCTTGTCGGAATATCTGGAACAACAGGAACACTACAAATGTTTGACATTCCTTTCATGTTAACTGGTGGTGGTCCGCTAGAAGAAACCTTGACTCCTATGTTATTTATTTATAACAATATGCGAGATTCAACCAAAGGTATGGGCTATACAATTGCTGGAGCTTTAATCATGATGGTAATTATTACATCATTTAACGTACTTCTATTCGCATTAGTTGGCTCAGAGAAGAATCAAGAGTAG
- a CDS encoding ABC transporter substrate-binding protein: MKKFKTLAILLAGILVLSACNSNTGNTGKEPSDSGSQQQEETTDGEKDKPADEMKNVDEATGYEWPALPKGDGSEIIVWNRPFEEWNQKHFEEKVEQYNQADRGYTVKQEFVSDATWGEQMVAAQATKTAPDVYLASYNHLWGSVDDETILPLNDIFAQSQLDDISDNVREMVSFNDKVYAYPQLVEPSTVLFYRTDKFAEAGIDKAPTTWAELIEAAEKLKPLTDNNSFALGIAGFGVDMAWGTWGWQLGAAGHWPIEDSWAKPAVDDSYKELALFWKELYDKQLVPEQALSAYNDITPYGEEGLFMAFSGSWGIAQLINDYPEVWENTAIAVPPTKDGNTNSTISTNGGWTYVIDALTQKVDGAYNYISWLLAEDPARPAEFFEIAQYSKSPTRKSVHDYIDKAVSAPDHSGVVAEIAGRAVAEPNYPFSISQEVATLFEKVALLGTDADQAVKEANDAITEIIEREQLEGKNPRN; the protein is encoded by the coding sequence ATGAAAAAATTCAAAACATTAGCTATTTTATTAGCAGGTATTCTTGTACTAAGTGCATGTAACAGTAATACTGGTAATACTGGTAAAGAGCCAAGTGATTCTGGTTCACAACAACAAGAAGAAACAACTGATGGTGAAAAAGATAAACCAGCAGATGAAATGAAGAATGTTGATGAAGCAACAGGTTATGAATGGCCAGCATTGCCAAAAGGTGATGGTAGCGAAATTATTGTTTGGAATAGACCTTTTGAAGAGTGGAACCAAAAACACTTTGAGGAGAAAGTTGAACAATATAATCAGGCAGACAGGGGCTATACTGTAAAACAAGAGTTCGTTTCTGACGCAACTTGGGGAGAGCAAATGGTAGCAGCTCAAGCTACAAAGACAGCTCCAGACGTATATCTAGCTTCTTATAACCACCTTTGGGGTTCAGTAGATGATGAGACAATCCTACCTCTTAACGACATATTTGCTCAATCACAATTAGATGATATTTCAGATAACGTTAGAGAGATGGTAAGTTTCAATGACAAAGTTTACGCATATCCTCAATTAGTAGAACCTTCAACAGTTTTGTTCTATAGAACAGATAAATTTGCTGAAGCAGGTATTGATAAAGCTCCAACAACTTGGGCAGAATTAATAGAAGCAGCAGAGAAATTGAAACCATTAACAGATAATAACTCATTCGCTTTAGGTATCGCTGGATTCGGTGTTGATATGGCATGGGGTACATGGGGATGGCAATTAGGTGCTGCAGGACACTGGCCAATCGAAGATAGTTGGGCAAAACCAGCTGTAGATGATAGCTACAAAGAACTAGCTTTATTCTGGAAAGAACTATATGACAAACAATTAGTTCCAGAGCAAGCATTATCAGCATATAACGACATTACTCCTTATGGTGAAGAAGGTCTATTCATGGCATTCTCAGGATCATGGGGTATTGCACAATTAATTAATGACTATCCAGAAGTATGGGAAAATACAGCAATTGCTGTTCCACCAACCAAAGATGGAAATACAAACTCAACAATTTCTACAAACGGTGGTTGGACATACGTAATCGATGCTCTAACACAAAAAGTAGATGGTGCTTATAACTACATTAGTTGGTTGTTAGCAGAAGATCCAGCAAGACCAGCAGAATTCTTCGAAATTGCTCAATATTCTAAGTCACCAACACGTAAGAGTGTTCATGACTACATTGACAAGGCTGTATCTGCTCCTGATCATTCAGGCGTAGTTGCAGAGATCGCAGGTAGAGCTGTTGCTGAACCAAACTACCCATTCTCAATTTCACAAGAAGTTGCAACATTATTTGAAAAAGTTGCTTTATTAGGAACAGATGCAGATCAAGCTGTAAAAGAAGCAAATGATGCTATTACAGAAATTATCGAGCGAGAACAATTAGAAGGAAAGAATCCTAGAAATTAG
- a CDS encoding DUF4185 domain-containing protein, translated as MKAYRRLGAIAVSLAILLTACQEGSSTENSSSSISNKESEMTSVENTSKETEATKESDKEEVEETKNPYEMIIPEAKIWSTEDLSDENFNLKGVEKVETIGLITGDGSPNMTRTRFRVGGTDLGIPVIHNDKLYLWFGDTFWGDSQGHPMAGGLWRSNVLAISDDKDFSDGLEISDMIGNKSGSTKVAMELLSSKKRPGNENTVIPTGSVSIDGKLYVYFMSVKEWGKPGHWTINYGGLAVSEDDGESFKKLDNVSLDPDKFGQVAAIIKDDYVYGVGIGGGRYGNAYLMRVKQDQIENTEAYEYLSGKNNGEPEFSANVENAIPIIEDTVGEPSIMWNEYLQEYVITYLQEPAHGIIMRSAKELWGDYSSDLLIAHSDDFTALYGGFVHEVMTEEDGKVFYYIMSMWDPVYNSILMKVTLK; from the coding sequence ATGAAGGCATACAGAAGATTAGGAGCAATCGCAGTTTCTTTAGCTATTCTCTTAACAGCGTGCCAAGAGGGTAGTTCAACAGAAAACAGCAGTTCTAGTATTTCTAATAAGGAGTCTGAGATGACTAGTGTAGAGAACACTTCGAAAGAGACAGAAGCAACTAAAGAATCTGATAAGGAAGAAGTTGAGGAAACAAAGAACCCTTACGAAATGATAATTCCTGAAGCTAAAATTTGGTCAACGGAAGATTTGTCTGATGAGAACTTTAATCTCAAAGGTGTAGAAAAAGTAGAAACCATAGGATTAATAACCGGAGATGGATCACCTAACATGACCAGAACTAGATTTAGAGTAGGTGGAACAGATCTTGGTATTCCAGTAATTCATAATGATAAGTTATATCTTTGGTTTGGTGATACTTTCTGGGGAGATAGTCAAGGACATCCAATGGCTGGTGGATTGTGGCGAAGCAATGTTTTAGCTATTAGTGATGATAAAGATTTCTCTGATGGCTTAGAAATATCAGATATGATCGGCAACAAGTCAGGTAGTACAAAAGTTGCTATGGAGCTTTTATCAAGTAAGAAACGCCCAGGTAATGAGAATACAGTAATCCCAACAGGTTCAGTATCAATTGATGGCAAATTATACGTTTACTTCATGAGTGTTAAAGAATGGGGTAAACCTGGTCACTGGACAATAAACTATGGTGGATTAGCAGTTTCTGAAGATGATGGAGAGAGCTTCAAGAAGCTAGATAACGTCAGTCTAGATCCGGATAAATTTGGTCAAGTAGCAGCTATTATTAAAGATGATTATGTTTATGGTGTTGGTATAGGTGGCGGTAGATATGGTAACGCCTATCTAATGCGAGTTAAACAAGATCAGATAGAGAATACTGAAGCATATGAATATTTATCAGGAAAAAATAATGGTGAACCTGAATTCTCAGCAAATGTAGAGAATGCAATACCTATTATTGAAGATACAGTTGGTGAACCTTCTATTATGTGGAATGAATATCTCCAAGAATATGTAATTACATATCTCCAAGAACCTGCGCATGGAATTATTATGAGAAGTGCAAAAGAGCTCTGGGGGGATTATAGCTCAGACTTACTTATTGCACACTCAGATGACTTCACTGCATTGTATGGAGGATTCGTTCATGAGGTTATGACTGAAGAAGATGGCAAAGTATTCTATTACATAATGTCTATGTGGGATCCAGTTTATAACTCAATTTTAATGAAAGTAACTCTTAAGTAA